The sequence GTTCACCTTCACCTTTAAAGAACTGCTTCCGAATGGAAACAGCCCGTTCGCCGGCATGAAATAGTCTTCGGATACCGGATATTTCCCCGTTGCGCGCGCCGTATACCGTTCATATGCTAAATGGTGACCGAGCTATATAGCGCGATAGCGCGAGAGGGGGGATACCATGGTTTACCACTATACGGCGATCGGCGATTCGCTGACGACCGGATTCGGAGCGATGCCAGGCAGCGGCTTTGTTCCCGTATATAGGCGGATGTCGGAGGTTTCGCTTCGTAATTTTGTCGCCTATACGAATCTGGGGATTAACGGCTTGACTACAGCCGAACTGGAGCAGCGTGTCCGGTATAACCCAATGTTTCGCCAGTCGCTTCGCGAAGCGGATATTATCACGATTTCGATCGGGGGCAACGATTTGATCCATGCCGCCAAAGCGGCGGCTGGACGCGCTAACCCGCCATCTTCCATTTTCCAGGCTGCCCTGAAGGAATCCCGGCAGCATTTTGCCGGCATTATGGGGCAGATTTATCATGCAAAGGCCGGGGCGGGCAAGCCTTACATTATCCGGATCGTCGGATTATACAATCCGTATCCTCAGATGGCAGAGGCTTCGGGATGGGTGCGGCAGTTCAACCGCCAAATGGCTCAATATAATAACCGGGTATGCGGCTTTGCCGATATTTACGGAGCGTTTGCCGGACATGAGCGGGAACTGCTTTCTATCGATAATCTCCATCCTAACGGAAAAGGGTACCGTATCATTGCCGAGCGGCTGCATAACCTTGGATATGGCAATCTGCAGTGAATCTAAGGACGAAAAACACCCCTTGCTCACGTTCATGGGCAAGGGGTGTTTGTGTGTTCGTGAAGGTTTGCCAGGTGTTATTACACGCTGACAGACTGCGGCTTTTCGATAACTTTATCAACAAGGCCGTATTCGGCGGCATCCGCGGCACTCATGAAGTAGTCACGGTCTGTGTCCTTCTCGATGCGCTCAAGCGGCTGACCGGTGCGTTCTGCCAAAATACGGTTCAGCTTATCGCGCATTTTCAGGATGCGGCGGGCACGAATTTCAATATCCGTAGCCTGCCCTTGAGCACCGCCCAGCGGCTGGTGAATCATAATTTCGCTGTTCGGCAGCGCATAGCGCTTGCCCTTCGCTCCGGCGTTAAGCAGGAAGGCGCCCATGGAAGCGGCAAGTCCGACGCAGATCGTGGAGACATCCGGCTTGATGTACTGCATCGTATCAAAAATCGCCATGCCGGCAGTGATGGACCCGCCTGGGCTGTTAATGTATAAAGAAATATCTTTTTCCGGGTCCTCGGCGGCCAGGAAGAGCATTTGTGCGATGATGGAATTGGCTACCACGTCATTAACCTCAGTTCCAAGGAAAATGATGCGGTCCTTCAACAGGCGGGAGTAGATGTCATAAGCCCGCTCGCCTCGACTGCTTTGTTCTACGACCATAGGAATATAACTCACGTGGAAAACCTCCTTAAATTAGATCTTCAAAAATGGATTTCGTTAGAGCATTTCTTCTTAACTGTTACCGTATTACCCACATGATAAACAAATTCAAACAAAAAGTCAAAGAAAGTCAAACGAAAAGTCAGAGAAAGTCAAACCCGTCATAAAAAAAAGCGCCAATCCATGGCACTCTGTGTTAAATAATCAAGGTTTGGTTAAACAAATAATGTGGCGCGCCCGCCAAGAATCGAACTTGGATCTCAGGCTTCGGAGGCCTACGTCATATCCATTGGACCACGGGCGCAACAGAAATTATTATAATATAAAATTTCGACTAATGCAACACTTATTAATCATACAGGTCATAGAGACCGGATCTTCGCCGCAGATTACTGCAGGTTCATGTATAAGAAGAAAAGAGGGTGCGAATTCTACTTTCGGAGCCCTTGCGTTCAGGGGAATATTTGGGTAGAATACTTAGTGGGACTTAAAAAGTTATCCCGGGACGTTTTAAGACCATAGAGAAGGGGCTAGAAGAGAAAGACGAAGTTGCAGGAGTGAAAGCATGCGTGACCTATTAGAAATCCAAAAGCAGCTTCTGCCTGATCTCATGGAAACCCTCAAACGACGGTATACGATTCTTCATCAGATCCAGTTATCCGATATTATCGGCCGCAGAACACTCGCCGCATCGCTTGATATGACCGAACGGGTGCTGCGCGCGGAAACGGATCTGCTGAAATTGCAGGGGCTCATCGAGATCGAGAGTGTCGGCATGCGAATCAGCGATACCGGAAGGAAACTGCTTGACTTGCTTGAGCCTGTGGCCAAGAGCCTGTTTGGCTTGGATGATCTGGAAGAGAAAATTCGTTTGCGTTACGGTTTGAAGAAAGTCATCGTGGTTCCGGGCGATTGCGAAGTATCGACATTTGCCAAGAGAGAGCTTGGGAGGGCCGGGGCGAAAGCGCTTCTCAGCGTACTGCATGCAGATGATACGGTTGCCGTCACCGGCGGCTCGACGCTGTACGAATTGGCCGAGCAGATGACCTCTCCTCTATCTGTATCCTACCGGGATGCCTTGATTGTGCCAGCTCGCGGGGGCCTTGGAGAGAGCGTTGAATTTCAGGCTAATACTATTGCTTCGACGATGGCCAAACGGATTGGAGCTCACTATAGGTTGCTGCATGTGCCCGATTTGCTCAGTGAGGAAGCCTATCAGTCTCTGGCCCATGAACCGAACATTTCAGAAATCGTACAGATTATCCGCCGTTCGAGAATTATCGTGCATGGTATCGGTGATGCCTTGGAAATGACCCGCCGCCGGAGACTAAGCGAGGGGACTGTGGCCAAGATTAAGGACGCCGGCGCTGTTGCCGAATCCTTCGGTCACTACTTTAACGAGCAGGGCGAAGTGGTGCATTCCATGCTGACGATGGGGCTGCGCCTCGAGGATATCGTGCGGACGGAAATTGTAATCGGCATAGCCGGAGGCAAGCGGAAGGCCAAAGCCATTCACGCTGTGCTACGGTTCGGCCAGGAGGACATACTTGTCATAGACGAAGCCGCCGCGGCTGAAATCGTCAAGCAAATTGATGAACAGAACGCCGCAGCCACGCAATCTTCGCACTATGACGAGCACTAGCATTATTTTGCATCATACTTACATTGTTGTCTTGACAAACCCAATGGTTTGTCTTGAATAAATAAAAATGAATTTTAGGAGGAACTATTCAATGACTGTAAAAGTAGGTATTAACGGATTTGGACGTATTGGCCGCCTCGCATTCCGCCGTATTCAAGACGTGGAAGGAATCGAAGTTGTAGCGATCAATGACCTTACCGATGCCAAGATGCTGGCGCACTTGTTGAAATATGATACATCGCAAGGTAAATTCCAAGGCGACGTGGAAGTTCACGACGGATTCTTCAAAGTGAACGGCCAAGAAGTTAAGGTTCTGGCTAACCGCAACCCTGAAGAACTGCCTTGGGGCGACCTGGGCGTAGATATCGTTCTGGAGTGCACAGGCTTCTTCACTTCCAAAGAAAAAGCTGAGCTTCACCTGAAAGGCGGAGCGAAAAAAGTCGTTATCTCCGCTCCGGCTACAGGCGACATGAAGACTGTCGTTTACAACGTTAACCACGACATTCTCGACGGCTCCGAAACCGTTATTTCCGGCGCTTCCTGCACAACAAACTGCCTGGCTCCAATGGCTAAAGTCCTGAACGACAAGTTCGGCATTGTTGAAGGCCTGATGACTACAATTCACGCTTACACTGGCGACCAAAACACGCTGGACGCTCCGCATGCTAAAGGCGACTTCAGACGCGCCCGCGCTGCTGCTGAGAACATCGTTCCTAACACGACTGGCGCTGCCAAAGCAATCGGCCTGGTTATTCCTGAGCTGAAAGGCAAACTCGACGGTGCCGCTCAACGCGTACCGGTGCCTACTGGCTCCCTGACCGAGCTGGTTACAGTTCTGGGAAAAACTGTAACTGCTGACGAAATCAACGCAGCAATGAAAGAAGCTTCCGATCCAGAAACTTACGGATACACTGAAGACGAAATCGTATCCTCCGATATCAAAGGTCTGACTTTCGGATCCCTGTTCGACGCTACACAAACCAAAGTAATTACTGTTGGCGACAAACAGCTCGTTAAGACTGTTGCTTGGTATGACAATGAAATGTCCTACACCGCTCAACTCGTTCGTACGCTCGAACACTTCGCAAAACTGGCTAAATAATAATTCGAGATTTTATATAGCATCATCCATAGAGCGGAAACAGCAGTTTATTGTTTCCGCTCTTTTCCGAAATATTAAATAATCGCAGCATGCTATCGACTAATTCTATGATATAAGCTTTTTCGGAAAAACGGATGCCGTTCCTATAGAATGACGCAGCCGTTTCTTCTTGATGCAAACTCTGTGCGTTTGCCCAGAATTCCAAAAGTGGAACAATTTCGGGTATGGAGGGAAATAGTCATGAACAAAAAGAGTGTCCGTGATGTAGAAGTAACAGGCAAACGCGTATTCGTCCGCGTGGATTTCAACGTGCCGCTCGAAGACGGCAAAATTACCGACGATACGCGTATTCGCGAAACGCTTCCTACAGTTAAATATTTGATCGAGAATGGAGCCAAAATTATTCTGGCGAGCCATATGGGCCGTCCGAAAGGCCAATTTGTCGACTCCATGCGGCTGACTCCAGCTGCAGAGCGCCTGTCCCAGCTGCTCGGCAAACCGGTTGCCAAAGCGGACGAAGCGGTTGGCGACGCGGTAAAAGCAAAAATTGCCGAACTGAAAGACGGCGACGTTCTGGTGCTTGAGAATGTCCGTTTCTACCCGGGCGAAGAGAAGAACGATCCGGAGCTTGCGAAGCAGTTCGCCGAGCTGGCCGATCTGTTCGTCAACGACGCATTCGGCGCGGCGCACCGTGCGCATGCTTCGACTGAAGGCATCGCTCATTACCTGCCGGCTGTATCCGGACTTTTGATGGAGAAGGAATTAAGAGTATTGGGTAAAGCCCTCTCCAATCCGGAGCGTCCGTTCACCGCGATCATCGGCGGTTCGAAGGTTAAGGATAAGATCGATGTTATCGACAACCTGCTGACTCTGGCAGACAACGTGCTGATCGGCGGAGGCTTGTCTTACACGTTCTCCAAAGCTCAAGGCTACGAAGTCGGAAAATCCCTGCTCGACGAAGAAAAAATCGATACCGCTCTTGGCTTTATCGAAAAAGCAAAAAAACTTGGTAAGAACTTCCTGCTGCCGGTTGACGCTGTGGTAGCTGACAAATTCGGTGCCGATGCCAACACCAAGACCGTTGATATTTCCGAAATTCCAGCCGACTGGATGGGACTGGATATTGGTCCGAAGACTGCCGCGTTGTATGCTGACGTGATCAAGAACTCCAAACTGGTTGTTTGGAACGGACCTATGGGCGTATTTGAAATCGACATTTTCGCCGAAGGCACCAAAGCGGTGGCTGAAGCTTGCGCGAAAACTGAAGGATATACCGTTATCGGTGGCGGCGACTCCGCTGCAGCAGCCGAAAAATTCAAGCTGGCCGACCAAATGGACCACATCTCCACTGGTGGCGGAGCATCGCTTGAATTCATGGAAGGCAAAGCTCTTCCTGGCGTAGTGGCGCTGAACGACAAGTAAGACGATAGAGGGAGGCAAGCTCTGCTATGAGTAGAACACCAATTATTGCCGGCAACTGGAAGATGTTCAAGACTGTTCCGGAAGCCGAAGGCTTTTTCGCCGAAGTTAAAGGCAAGGCTGAAGTGGATGGCGTGGAAACGGTAATCTGCGCTCCATTCACCAATCTGCCGGCTCTGACAAAGGCCGCTCAAGGCACAAGCATCAAAATCGGCGCACAGAACCTGCACTTCGAGGACAACGGCGCTTATACGGGTGAAATCAGCGGTGTTATGCTGAAGGATCTCGGTGTAGATTATGTCATTCTCGGCCACTCCGAGCGCCGCGCTTATTTCGGCGAAACGGATGAAATCGTGAACAAGAAGATGCACGCGGCATTCCGCCACGGCATCACTCCAATCGTATGCGTAGGCGAGAAGCTCGAAGAGCGTGAAGCCGACCAAACGAAAGAAGTTTGCAAAGTGCAAACTGAAGGCGCGTTCCAAGGTCTTAGCGCGGAGCAGGCAGCTCAAACCGTTATCGCCTATGAGCCAATCTGGGCTATCGGTACCGGCAAATCCTCCACTTCGGCTGATGCCAATGAGGTTATCGCTTACATCCGCAGCCTGATCAAGGACTTGTATGACGAAGCGACTGCCGAAGCTATCCGCATTCAATATGGCGGAAGCGTTAAGCCGGAGAACGTTACCGAATATATGGGCCAAAGCGACATCGACGGTGCTCTCGTCGGCGGCGCAAGCCTGCAGCCGGGTTCCTTCGTTCAACTTGTTGAGGGGGCGAAGTAATGTCAGCACCAAGACCAGTAGCACTGATTATCCTGGACGGTTTCGGAC is a genomic window of Paenibacillus durus ATCC 35681 containing:
- a CDS encoding GDSL-type esterase/lipase family protein, yielding MVYHYTAIGDSLTTGFGAMPGSGFVPVYRRMSEVSLRNFVAYTNLGINGLTTAELEQRVRYNPMFRQSLREADIITISIGGNDLIHAAKAAAGRANPPSSIFQAALKESRQHFAGIMGQIYHAKAGAGKPYIIRIVGLYNPYPQMAEASGWVRQFNRQMAQYNNRVCGFADIYGAFAGHERELLSIDNLHPNGKGYRIIAERLHNLGYGNLQ
- the clpP gene encoding ATP-dependent Clp endopeptidase proteolytic subunit ClpP, which translates into the protein MSYIPMVVEQSSRGERAYDIYSRLLKDRIIFLGTEVNDVVANSIIAQMLFLAAEDPEKDISLYINSPGGSITAGMAIFDTMQYIKPDVSTICVGLAASMGAFLLNAGAKGKRYALPNSEIMIHQPLGGAQGQATDIEIRARRILKMRDKLNRILAERTGQPLERIEKDTDRDYFMSAADAAEYGLVDKVIEKPQSVSV
- a CDS encoding sugar-binding transcriptional regulator; this encodes MRDLLEIQKQLLPDLMETLKRRYTILHQIQLSDIIGRRTLAASLDMTERVLRAETDLLKLQGLIEIESVGMRISDTGRKLLDLLEPVAKSLFGLDDLEEKIRLRYGLKKVIVVPGDCEVSTFAKRELGRAGAKALLSVLHADDTVAVTGGSTLYELAEQMTSPLSVSYRDALIVPARGGLGESVEFQANTIASTMAKRIGAHYRLLHVPDLLSEEAYQSLAHEPNISEIVQIIRRSRIIVHGIGDALEMTRRRRLSEGTVAKIKDAGAVAESFGHYFNEQGEVVHSMLTMGLRLEDIVRTEIVIGIAGGKRKAKAIHAVLRFGQEDILVIDEAAAAEIVKQIDEQNAAATQSSHYDEH
- the gap gene encoding type I glyceraldehyde-3-phosphate dehydrogenase, translated to MTVKVGINGFGRIGRLAFRRIQDVEGIEVVAINDLTDAKMLAHLLKYDTSQGKFQGDVEVHDGFFKVNGQEVKVLANRNPEELPWGDLGVDIVLECTGFFTSKEKAELHLKGGAKKVVISAPATGDMKTVVYNVNHDILDGSETVISGASCTTNCLAPMAKVLNDKFGIVEGLMTTIHAYTGDQNTLDAPHAKGDFRRARAAAENIVPNTTGAAKAIGLVIPELKGKLDGAAQRVPVPTGSLTELVTVLGKTVTADEINAAMKEASDPETYGYTEDEIVSSDIKGLTFGSLFDATQTKVITVGDKQLVKTVAWYDNEMSYTAQLVRTLEHFAKLAK
- a CDS encoding phosphoglycerate kinase; the protein is MNKKSVRDVEVTGKRVFVRVDFNVPLEDGKITDDTRIRETLPTVKYLIENGAKIILASHMGRPKGQFVDSMRLTPAAERLSQLLGKPVAKADEAVGDAVKAKIAELKDGDVLVLENVRFYPGEEKNDPELAKQFAELADLFVNDAFGAAHRAHASTEGIAHYLPAVSGLLMEKELRVLGKALSNPERPFTAIIGGSKVKDKIDVIDNLLTLADNVLIGGGLSYTFSKAQGYEVGKSLLDEEKIDTALGFIEKAKKLGKNFLLPVDAVVADKFGADANTKTVDISEIPADWMGLDIGPKTAALYADVIKNSKLVVWNGPMGVFEIDIFAEGTKAVAEACAKTEGYTVIGGGDSAAAAEKFKLADQMDHISTGGGASLEFMEGKALPGVVALNDK
- the tpiA gene encoding triose-phosphate isomerase translates to MSRTPIIAGNWKMFKTVPEAEGFFAEVKGKAEVDGVETVICAPFTNLPALTKAAQGTSIKIGAQNLHFEDNGAYTGEISGVMLKDLGVDYVILGHSERRAYFGETDEIVNKKMHAAFRHGITPIVCVGEKLEEREADQTKEVCKVQTEGAFQGLSAEQAAQTVIAYEPIWAIGTGKSSTSADANEVIAYIRSLIKDLYDEATAEAIRIQYGGSVKPENVTEYMGQSDIDGALVGGASLQPGSFVQLVEGAK